Proteins encoded by one window of Emticicia oligotrophica DSM 17448:
- a CDS encoding DUF349 domain-containing protein: MNGVTLENEYAYIKDGKVFLKGYLDMPDRQIGEVKRTEEEAFQYFINRYQIAVNKVNQLETEIAEAQNKGSFLTKLTQLRKRLLNFDGIGDFIPLLKTLDEQEEYLRGLIVGNQANNLAIKQALIEEAKEAKEDVDWTIVAEKLQDIKTRWIRTGPVDKPYQDEIELTFKEVLDDFYQRRKAFYEEQNRIIAERMEKYVELVRGAEQLFRMGNWELSFAELKRLQTEWRNVGDVPPKRLKFEFRRFKKLTTTYYEKYCAAKGIQIKVKVDPRVEAQQKMMEEAERLADSKDIFAATERAKVMLNDWKNIKVPSHLAVRNVAERFRAACDKIFELSYLMKVVTRKLPNFNYLSEKQQVLTKYREMESIVIRARGELKILIESHEGVSQGPDLDKITQSNIQTQKRKLLMKEVILEELRRAAQAV, encoded by the coding sequence ATGAACGGCGTAACATTAGAAAACGAATATGCTTACATAAAAGACGGTAAGGTATTCTTGAAAGGGTATTTAGATATGCCCGACCGACAAATAGGAGAAGTAAAACGCACAGAAGAAGAGGCCTTCCAGTACTTCATTAACCGTTACCAAATTGCGGTAAATAAGGTTAATCAACTAGAAACTGAAATCGCCGAGGCTCAAAATAAGGGCTCTTTCTTGACAAAACTCACACAACTCCGTAAACGCTTGCTGAATTTCGACGGCATTGGCGATTTTATTCCATTGCTCAAAACTCTCGATGAGCAAGAAGAATATCTACGAGGATTGATTGTGGGTAACCAAGCGAATAATTTAGCAATCAAACAAGCTTTAATCGAGGAAGCTAAAGAAGCTAAAGAAGATGTCGATTGGACCATTGTAGCGGAAAAACTACAAGACATTAAAACGCGTTGGATTCGTACTGGGCCTGTAGATAAGCCTTACCAAGATGAAATCGAACTTACTTTTAAAGAAGTATTAGATGATTTCTATCAAAGAAGAAAGGCTTTCTATGAAGAGCAAAACCGTATCATTGCTGAACGTATGGAAAAATATGTTGAGCTTGTACGTGGTGCTGAACAACTCTTCAGAATGGGTAACTGGGAATTATCTTTCGCCGAACTTAAGCGTCTCCAAACAGAATGGCGTAATGTGGGCGATGTTCCACCAAAACGACTTAAGTTTGAATTCCGTAGATTCAAGAAACTCACTACTACATATTACGAAAAATATTGTGCAGCTAAGGGTATTCAAATCAAAGTTAAAGTTGATCCTCGTGTAGAAGCTCAGCAGAAAATGATGGAAGAAGCTGAAAGACTTGCTGACTCAAAAGATATTTTTGCAGCAACAGAGCGTGCGAAAGTAATGCTCAACGACTGGAAAAACATCAAGGTTCCTTCACACTTGGCGGTTAGAAACGTTGCAGAACGATTCAGAGCAGCTTGTGATAAGATTTTCGAATTGAGTTATTTGATGAAAGTAGTTACTCGTAAACTACCAAACTTCAACTACTTGAGCGAAAAACAACAAGTACTTACAAAATACCGTGAAATGGAGAGCATTGTGATTCGTGCTAGAGGCGAATTAAAGATTCTCATCGAAAGCCATGAGGGGGTTTCACAAGGACCTGATTTAGACAAAATTACGCAATCAAATATCCAAACTCAAAAGCGTAAGCTCTTGATGAAGGAAGTAATTTTAGAAGAATTACGTCGTGCTGCACAAGCAGTATAA
- a CDS encoding ABC transporter ATP-binding protein has product MKLLLQYLGRYRWQVVLALVLAAINQSFSLLDPLIFGKIVDKYGDKAKNFTQADYVEGVLTMLLAIIGVAMVSRIAKTLQDYVMNMVIQKFGASIFTDGLKHTLKLPYQQFEDQRSGETLSVLQKVRTDTEKFITLFVNVAFTSFIGIIVLNIYIYHFNISQWLFLVYLASAGALAALTRVLSRKIKDIQKTITKETTALAGTTTESLRNIELIKSLGLTNQEIKRLNLNTMKILQLELKKVRSIRSIGFIQGTFVNFIRQAILFLLLMLIFKDQMTVGQLLTLQFCSFFVFGPMQEMGNVIIAFREAEASLNNFDKLLKKPIEVTPEFPTKLGAVENLQFENVSFKHLTAQGKALDEVTFEVKKGETVAFVGPSGSGKTTLVKLLVGLYNPSEGTVFYNGLPSNEINIEELRSQIGFVTQDTQLFSGTIKENLLFAQPNATDEQIMDVLQKASCQNLLARADNGVDTVIGEGGIKISGGEKQRLSIARALLRNPKIFVFDEATSALDSLTEEEITNTVKDVTALGEYITVMIAHRLSTVMHADKIFVLEQGKIIEVGKHEELLQEKGLYYAMWRQQIGERKNKLVTA; this is encoded by the coding sequence ATGAAATTATTATTACAATATTTAGGCCGCTACCGCTGGCAGGTAGTGTTAGCACTTGTTTTGGCGGCAATCAATCAAAGTTTCTCTCTTCTTGACCCTCTCATCTTTGGGAAAATTGTAGATAAATATGGCGATAAAGCCAAAAACTTCACCCAAGCCGATTACGTAGAGGGAGTACTTACCATGCTCTTAGCCATTATTGGTGTAGCGATGGTCAGTCGAATAGCCAAAACTTTACAAGACTACGTAATGAATATGGTCATCCAGAAATTCGGAGCATCTATATTTACTGATGGCCTCAAACATACACTCAAACTACCTTACCAACAATTCGAAGATCAAAGAAGTGGCGAAACGCTTTCTGTTTTACAAAAGGTGCGTACTGATACCGAAAAATTCATTACACTTTTTGTCAATGTTGCTTTTACTTCATTCATCGGAATAATAGTATTGAATATTTATATCTATCATTTCAATATCAGTCAATGGTTATTTTTAGTCTATCTAGCCAGTGCAGGAGCTTTGGCAGCTTTAACTAGAGTTTTGAGTAGAAAAATAAAGGATATACAAAAAACAATTACCAAAGAAACCACCGCTCTAGCTGGAACGACGACAGAATCGCTCAGAAATATTGAGTTGATTAAAAGTTTAGGCCTTACAAACCAAGAAATCAAGCGTTTGAATCTCAATACCATGAAAATCTTACAACTCGAACTAAAGAAAGTTCGTAGTATTCGTAGTATTGGGTTTATTCAAGGAACATTTGTGAACTTCATTCGCCAAGCCATTCTTTTCTTGTTATTGATGCTCATTTTCAAAGACCAAATGACAGTTGGGCAATTGCTTACGCTACAATTCTGTTCGTTTTTTGTTTTTGGACCGATGCAAGAAATGGGAAATGTGATTATTGCTTTTCGTGAAGCAGAAGCATCATTAAATAATTTCGATAAACTACTTAAAAAACCAATTGAGGTAACACCTGAATTTCCGACAAAATTGGGTGCGGTTGAAAACCTACAATTTGAGAATGTAAGTTTCAAACACTTAACTGCTCAAGGAAAAGCATTAGATGAGGTAACTTTTGAAGTTAAAAAAGGAGAAACAGTGGCTTTTGTTGGCCCATCAGGTTCGGGTAAAACCACCTTAGTTAAACTTTTAGTGGGTCTTTATAATCCTTCAGAAGGAACAGTATTCTATAATGGACTACCTTCGAATGAAATTAATATCGAAGAATTACGCTCACAAATTGGCTTCGTGACTCAAGATACGCAATTGTTTTCGGGCACCATCAAAGAAAACCTATTGTTTGCTCAACCTAATGCTACTGACGAACAAATAATGGATGTTTTACAAAAAGCATCGTGCCAAAATCTCTTAGCCAGAGCTGATAATGGCGTTGATACTGTCATTGGAGAAGGAGGAATAAAGATTTCGGGTGGAGAAAAACAACGTTTATCCATTGCACGAGCACTGTTGAGAAATCCGAAGATTTTTGTTTTTGATGAAGCTACTTCGGCCTTAGATTCACTAACAGAAGAAGAAATTACAAATACTGTAAAAGATGTAACAGCCTTAGGCGAATACATTACGGTGATGATTGCACACCGCTTAAGTACTGTTATGCACGCCGATAAAATCTTTGTTTTGGAGCAAGGAAAAATCATTGAGGTAGGCAAGCACGAAGAGCTTTTGCAAGAAAAAGGCCTGTATTATGCCATGTGGCGTCAGCAAATTGGTGAACGCAAAAATAAGTTGGTTACAGCCTAA
- a CDS encoding precorrin-2 dehydrogenase/sirohydrochlorin ferrochelatase family protein, producing the protein MNTLFPVFLKLEELHTLVVGGGNVGLEKLEAIFRNSPKAKVTLVAPEIREEIKALVSHHNLTLIQEKYHISHLEGVNIVTAGTDSKEVNRQVRDDCKAKKILVNIADTPDLCDFYLSSVVVKEDLKIAISTNGKSPTFAKRFREILEEIIPENLQETLNNLQAIRNKLKGDFQSKVQKLNEITKVMQE; encoded by the coding sequence ATGAATACATTATTTCCGGTATTTCTAAAACTTGAAGAACTACATACGCTTGTAGTGGGTGGAGGAAATGTGGGTTTAGAAAAGCTCGAAGCTATTTTCAGAAATTCACCAAAAGCAAAAGTTACATTGGTTGCTCCTGAAATTCGTGAAGAAATAAAGGCTTTAGTTTCGCACCATAACCTTACGTTGATTCAAGAAAAATACCATATTTCTCATCTTGAGGGGGTAAATATTGTAACGGCAGGAACTGATAGCAAAGAAGTAAATCGACAAGTAAGAGATGATTGTAAAGCTAAAAAAATATTAGTCAATATTGCCGATACGCCCGATTTGTGCGATTTTTATTTGAGTTCGGTTGTTGTGAAAGAAGATTTAAAAATTGCCATTTCCACAAATGGAAAATCGCCCACGTTTGCCAAGCGTTTCCGCGAAATTTTAGAAGAAATTATTCCTGAGAATTTACAAGAAACCTTGAATAATTTGCAAGCGATTAGAAATAAACTCAAAGGTGATTTTCAGAGTAAAGTACAGAAGCTTAATGAGATAACAAAAGTTATGCAAGAATAG